Below is a genomic region from Kryptolebias marmoratus isolate JLee-2015 linkage group LG12, ASM164957v2, whole genome shotgun sequence.
TTGCAGTGCCTCAGGTAAGAGAAAATATCTTCAAATTGCAGCTCATTTGGTTAAATTTCCAagtaatttgttcattttttgtctCGAAGTTGGcaaaacaaatttgaacaacaggaaataaaacgAGTCATCAAGGTTACCTGCAGGCACACAAAACCCATCTgggtttatttgttgttttcctgacaGAGTAGATGCTTCTTgagattaaaactgaatttaacatAAATGTGTGTTTCCATTTTCAGCAAAATTTGTACTTCTGGGCATGGCTTAGAGAGGGTCAgcttaacattttaaacatcgCAAAAAAGTTATTCCACTTCATTTAACGTCAAAAACAAGCGAAACCTTTAATAACAGATGGTTATATTTCTCTCTACTCTTTCTTACAAACGTACACttatctttcatttaaaaaaaaaaagagagaaagatccactgattgtcacacacctgagtgtgcgaaatttgttctccgcatttgacccatcccctgagggagcggtgagcagcagctctcgctcgggaatcatttggtgatctaaccccccaattccaacccttaatgctgagtgttaagcagggtggcaatgggtcccattttttcagtctttggtatgacccggccagggattgaacccacgacctcccagtttcGGGGCGGACACTCTACCATTAGGCCACTGAGCTGGTTGTTAGTAGCTCTGCATTACACCAtgtcactgtttgttttatctgcagtGTTGGAAGATGTTGAActtaaatacagcaaaaaaaataaaagattaccAGAATCAGTTCGGTCATATAAGTTTCACCAAGTAAAGCATATCAGAAAGATTGAttgcttattttaaattaaatgctgaATATAATAGACTACAACACGTCGTAAAGatcaacacttcctgtttcgtCTTCAGGATTCCAATGTCACTCAGCTGACTCAGGACCTTGCCAAAACTTTGGGGTTAAAAATCCGTAAAGCCTATGTAAGAAGTAAGGTATGTATAAACTGTGACACAGAGTGAAACTACTGATAGCATGGAGTTCTTCAGAAGTgttattgtttcctttttttatctccaAACTAGTTTAGCGTGTTACTGTTGATGTAACCTGATCAGATTAGTAGTAGTTATGTTGTtataattttacaataaaaatgaaaaagaggtgtttttgtttaccagCCTGCCTTGAATGTTTTGCGGGGATCAAGTTATCAGGATGCATCATGTGACAAAGTAAGCATCATCACCCACACAGTTTAAcgaactaaaaataaacacactctCCCAGAAATATAGTaacttgtgatttttctttctcagttttCTCATGGTTCACCTTCAGTTGAAGATATAGAAATTGGTAAGATTTAATTTTTAGCCAAGCTTTGATTTGGGTACCACACATGCTGTCGATGACTCAtcctgttgtttctgtgtgttttagaaGTGCCTCCTGTTACCCAGGATAGCAGTGCTTTGGCCCCCAGTCCAGCTCCAATCCAACCCCCAGTAGCAGTCCACTCGCCTCTGAATGACTCAGTAATTGATGAACTTCCTGCTAGCAACAGTATCAAATCTGTAACCCCATCTGAGCCTCCGGGCTTTGAGTCTGTCCCCCTGCCCGTATCTGCGCCCACGTCAGTTCCTCTTTCTGTGCACACGTTTGTAAACGGGTGTCGAACCAGCAAGCCTCATCCGATTCTCGAACCGAGTCAGGATTTTGACGCAGACATCATCGGGGACGACCTGGATGATCTACTGGACCAAGCCGGTCCTGATTCAGGCATGGTTAGTGAGCAGATTGCACTGTAGATACCCACTGAATAATGGGGGAGGGCACAATTTAATAGATGTCTGAGCAGAtgtgtaatttctttttgtctcttttattagATTATTCCCACGGTGAAGGGGCCCCTTCCTCTACCAACCAGTATTTCCTCGGGTAGTTCTATGTCGAGCTCGTTCTTGATGCCATCTGACATGAACCCGTTTCTGCACAGCAGTGGCCAGCAGTGCACCGTAACTCTGCCCCCTCTCTATAACAAGTCAGGGTCAAGCACGTATTTTGGTATGGACACTTTTGACTCTCTGGCCTCACCGCTGGACTCTCTTGATAGTCTCTCTATAGACTACAAATCAGGTGGGACTACTTAACGTTTCCTGGAAAGTCTCGTAATTTCACTTTGGTTCAAATCAACAGaacttgtatttttctgtttttctctctcttcagATTATGTTTCTGGTCACTTCATTCCACAGGTAATtaggttttctttattattaagaCGACATCagcttacttcctgtttcaaacCCTAATTGCGTTGTTTTTAAACGCAGCTCAACAATAATGACGCACCAATGGGGATGGCAGTAGGTATGCCTGAAGTGAAGGACCTACCTGCAGCTGTGGATTTAGCAAAGAACCCTTTAGCTGAAACACACGAGTTCAAGCAAGCCTGCTCAATATGCTACGTCAAAACAGGTGAGGGGTCCTTGTGACAGGAGTTAGGGCAGGATGAAAAAAAGCCTTCAAACTGTTAGGTCTTCTGTTGTGACCTGGTTTTTAAAGACACTTATCAAATAGTTCAGTTCAGAGGTGAATAGGTGCATGTAAGGGAACATctgaaaaaggttttatgttcGACACGCAGAGTTTTAAACACGTCTCGTTGTTCCCAGTTTATGACATTGCAGGCGGTTTAACAAACCTTTTGTGGCAGTGCCTTTAAGTGATGTTTTTCAGAATCTGAACTACTGCCAGATGATGAATCCGACGCAGTTTTTCATGGAAACCAAGCGGTTCATCTGTTTGAAACATCGCCCACTCCGAGCTGGAAGTGGTCATTGTTTTTCAAGATGAAGAGGAGAGCTCGCTGTAACCTGCTTTTACCATTCGCAGGACCTGGAGTGTTGGATTACACGCTTCATACTGAAGATCATAAATGCAAAAAGGATGTATTACTTGGCAGAATCAAGCATTCACCTGACAAAATGTGGAAGCTCATTCGACCCCGACCAACAAAAACCCAATATGTCGGACCTTATTACATTTGTAAAGGTAACTTCTGTCCCCAGTTCtattcaagaagaaaaaaaaagtcctgatgAAATTGAATTGTCTTTGTAGATTGAAATATATTTCAATGTTGTTAAATTTTCATTGCTCCTTTTATATATtatgacagaaacattttgtcgCAATCTACcctcatttaaaacacacagattttACCACCACTTTGTTCCTTTGTTCTCTCACGTTACGTTTGTACTTGGAGTGAATACTAAAATATGACCTTACCTGATTCAGAGGTGGCTGTTGGAAAAGAGTGCCTGTACCCTGGCCACTGCACATTTGCATACTGTCAGGAGGAAATTGATGTTTGGACTCTGGAGCGGAAAGGATTTATTTCCAGAGAACTGCTCTTCGATCCTTTTGGACCAAACTCCAACATCAGGCTGACTGTCCCCAAGATCTTACAGGAGCATCGTGGGACGTTCACGTTTCTCTGTGGGGTGAGGATTGGCCTTCATTTACTGAAGAGACTGTGATATTAGGCAGTGTTGTGGTTCCAGTAAGGAATGGTCTAATGGTGCACAGACAGTTTGTTTACGTCACTGTGTTACAGAGCTACAGAGGTCTCATTCATGGTAATACAAAATATCTGAGTTACAGTTAATAACTTGATGTCCTTAAGGTGTTCTGTTTGCAGCTGTTCTGTAAGAAAACACAAGACTCTGTATCAGGAGATACTTTATCTTAAATAACTCCTACAAAATTGATGACAGAATTAAAAGTTTTGCGTAATTTggcgttttatttttaaatcctgcagcaCCAACACGCCGATGATGAAATAGATGGTTTTACAGGAAAACCTTTTTGACTCGTAGTAAATCTTAATAATCATAATCATCATAATAATATTCATAGTAAATTGATTCTTCCTGCTGGAGTTTCTGTTGTGAACtgtgtacaaaaataaataaatcctgacTGACTGTCATCAGCAGCAGTGATAAAACATCAAGTTTGGAATCATAAGAATATTATATTAGAATACTCGGCCCTTAACCATTTGTaatgttccacttttttttattctgaaattattcatttcaattttaatttgaaaatataagttttaaatgtaattatatgCAGAGAAATAAGTCAAACACAACTTGTGTGGTTTACAAATCAAAGAATGTGAACTAATAACGAGCCTCTGTGATGAACTGTTTTCACTGCTCATTTTCTCAATTTCAGTActtgtttgttctgcaggtGTGCTTCGACCACAAGCCCAGAATAatcagcaaaactaacaaagatgAGCCTTCACTTTGTTCTCACCCCGTGACAAAACATAACTTTGAAGATCATAAGTGAGTCAGCCAAAGTTTGACAGCTTGTATTCAAAGAAAACgttttaaaagtcttcaggaataatctgagcagaaccagactgacctgtgtgtgtgtgtgtgtctttaagGTGCCTAGTCCACATTTTGAAGGAGAACTCGGTTCGCTATTCCAAAATCAGACCTTTGAGTCCTCAGAGTCAGCTGGATCTTTGTCGCCATGAAGTTCGCTACGGCTGCGTGAGAGAAGACGAGTGTTTCTACGCCCACAGCCTCATCGAGCTGAAGGTGTGGATGATGCAGCACGAGCTCGGTAAGACGCACAGCCGCTGAATGTCTCTGGATAAAAATATCATGTGTTTTATGTACAAATGCTTCAGTCTTTTCCACCAAGGCTGTAGAAAACATCCTCCAGGAAAATACActgctttgttttatgtgtctgttttacGCAGGTATCACTCCTGAAAGTATTGTTCAAGAGGCAAAGAAGTATTGGAATTCAACAGCTTCGTTGCAGGGAGCCCAGGTAAAAACAAGattgtggttttatttcttacattGAGTACGACTCATATTAATAATTACAATGGAAGTATCAGGCCAGTATCTCAGGGTAGCGTTGAATGTCTTTAACAGCAGCTCTGCCATGCCCAAAGTGTCTATTATCAGGATCGccatcaaattttaattttttcttgtGACAACACACCATTTTCTGAAAACGTCATcagaatctgttcattagtttttagtCATCTTgctacagacagacaaagcaACACTCCTGGAGGTGATGACACTAAGCCCGGGGCATCTACCAGCTTTGAGTAGGCCACAGTGTTTTTACCTCATGACACTCCTACTGTAGAAATGCCTTAAAATGAGATGACAGAGGCGGAGagtattttctgcttttttatttcccccctcAGTTACTGAACGTGTTGCTCCGAGCCGCAGCTGAGGGGGATTTCCCCTCAGCTTCTTCTGCTTGGTGGCTCGGTTGGTTGTAGATTTTATCTGACAGAAAACCCAGTCAGTCAGGTCCTGTTTGCCAGAGGAGCGACACCTGGCTTTCTTTTTAAGAGACCGATTTTTGTTTGTAACGAGCTCCAGGAGTCAGcatgttagtgaaatatctacACCACAGAGGGTCATTAAAGaactaacattttaaacattatttcacAAAGAGCTGACAGAGGAGCAGTAATATTCtgccaaacaaaaagaattatTTTAGAAGGATAAAGAAATTGACCTGCTGCTGTAGTTTAGTTTCGTTCTGACACTGAAAATGAAAGACggctgcattttttttgtacaggaCTCTCTTAAAGGGAAATAcctcacttttattttcaatttacagtcagtataaaacataaaacatcagctCCCTaagtaaacaacaaactaaCCTATACTTGGTCAATGATATCTATGtcctgtttaatttgtttataagTCACTATTTTAAAACGGCCTGCTGACTCTGTGGTGttcaattttaaaattaatttcagtacttgtaattaaattaaatttagccCTAAGTCTAAAtatcattgtaaataaaaatgttataaattaaaaagcttTATATTACTGCATTAAGAATAAAATACTTAGATATTATACCTACAGTATAATCATTATTAGGCTATACGAGGTATTATTTAGGCAGCAGCAGTAATcgtatttttattggtttttaaatgtaaacaaataatgatttaaaatgttttgatgtaatgCTGTCAAACCGTGGTCAGAATCTCATAAAGTCTGAATCAAACAGCAACTTACTGACTGCTGATTGTGcacttttgaattatttgttcTGTATTAATGTTGAGTTTTTGCACAAATGACTTTAATGTGAGCTTCCCGTTACTTGTGCGCATTGTTGGCTAATTCTTACAAATTTGCAGAGCTAAATacagattttaaccttttattttttaaaatttgtccacaGTTTTCTACCACTCAAAGGCGGTTTGGTCCTCCAAATCTGaagatgatgtttgtttgtggcCAGTGCTGGAGGAACGGCCAACTAAGTGaagctgacaaaaataaaaagtattgcACAGCCAAGGCGAGACACACGTAAGTATTTGGATTTAAATATGCAAAGAGATCCAACCTGTTCAACATGTCGTGACTCTGTGTGCGTCGTTCTCACTCAGGTGGGCAAAAGACAGGAGAGTTGTGCTCGTAAGTTCCcatgaaaggaaaaaatggACAACGGTAAGACCACTCCCAACCAAAAAACCCATCCCGTCTCAGTTTGAGGTGAGTCCTCAACATGATCCCATCCAGCACAGCTGAAAACACGTTCCCAGGAATATTAACCAAATGTTTTTCTGTCGGTTGTAGATTTGCATGCATGTGACAGCCGGCAAAAAGTGTCAATACATTGGGAATTGCACGTTTGCTCACAGTGTAGAAGAGAGAGACCTTTGGACCTACatgaaggaaaacaacagtgagtTCTGACAAGAATTTCATCAGTAAAATATCGTTCAGATGTAAATCGTCTCACTCTCTTCGTGCAGTTCCAGATATGGATCAGCTGTATGAGCAGTGGCTGCTGTCTCAGAAGCCTGGCTGGGGGGAGGACATGTCCAATAATTCGGTCAGAGAGAACGGCAAACAGATCCACATGCCAACAGACTACGCTGAGGAAGTGGTGAGTTGGATCTGGTCTGGTTATGCACACAGGTTGTGTTTAAACTCCGAGATTAGAGGACATGAACTAAAAGATCCTGAGATCTCGATCACTCTGGGGTTTTTAATCTGCTTCAATAAAGGAAATGAAACTGCTGCATTTTGCTGGTTAAAGATtttcaacttttaatttcagttttatccACATTGCTGCATTGCTTTCATAGATCTTCATGATTTATGTATGTTTTATGTACTGTCTTTATAGAGGTCAAGACAGTAAAATCTTACATACAATGACATCACacctctgtttttaaattataggACATTTTagaggcctttaatttctgagATGTGGAAAAGTTGGGCAGAATTGTGGAATAAGACTTTAAAAATGGGGTTAATTGTAAAATGtatgtaatgattttttttttttcttatctaaGTTTTTCACACTTTGCAAAGAACCAGACAGTATTTTGTGTCCTGTGTCTGAGGAGAGGGTGAGTGGAGGGTAGAGGCGTTACAGAAGTCTGCTGCAGGAACAGACTGGGACCGCCAGGACAtggctaacgttagcttatCACTTCAGCAGACTTTTACAGGAAAACACATCAGGAGAAACCAGATGCGAGTGACCCGCACAGCTTTATGAGCGGAACATCAGCTCTAAAAGAAATCTGGACTTCAAGTCGTCAACAAGACAAGAAGAGAGACCACAATTACAATACGACGTCCCagttttcattatattttttttactagttATGAAGAGTCAGTTCCTCTAAGTCAAACACCAGGTTCTCCACTGGAACAAGGTGGAATTATTCCTTCGAGTCAGGGGGAATCTCTGCCTCGACGGATTGGGCCTCATCCACAGTAAAGAGAGCGTTGCTTCGGTCTGCCGTAGGGAAGAAAGATTTACTGGTTTGTCTTCaatccaaccctcacctgtggtcatgttTGGATCATGACAGAAGGAACGAGgtcctggatccaagcagctgaaatgagcttcgtCCGTATGATGGCTGAGTTCACCCTCACCGTTCAGgcgaggagctccgtcatccaggGAAGCTCGGAGCAGAGCCGCCGCTCCTTCACATCGAAACGtcaaattttattcatttcttaaATACAAtgcttttgaattattttattaatccatcacataaagtggaaaaaatgtgGTTACGTCATAAAACAtggaatttagaaaaaataaaaacagtgtgggaaggaaaatgtttttttataggGTCCTGATATTTCCAGACAGTTTGGCATCACAAAGAGCTCGCAGATCATCAGAGAACTCTGGAAATCTGAGCCTCAAAGTCTGTGAATGATCTGTCAGGATTAAGACGgatatcttttttgttttttgcaggcTGGCAATCATTGTTGGCTATGTGGTAAAAACTGTAACAGTGAGAAgcagtggcagcagcacatcacttcagaaaaacacaaagagagagtTTTCAACTCTGAGGACGACCAGAACTGCTGGCAGTACAGATTTCCCACCGGCACTTTCAAAGTTTGTGAGAGGTAAGTTTAATAATAGGTGCGTCACTTGTAGTTCTGGGTACCTGCattattgttttgcttattATACGATCTGGTTTCAGATTCCTCAAAGGCACGTGCACAGAGGATGACTTGTGTAAGCTGGCTCACGGGGAGCAGGAGCTGAAAGAATGGAGGGAGCGCAGAGAATTCCTTTTGATGAAACTTGCCAAAGCCAGAAAAGACCATCTTATAGCACCAAATGACAATGACTTTGGAAAATACAGTTTTCTGCTTAAAGACATTAAATAATGACCTAACGAGAATATCCATGCCCACTTGCAAATAAATGCAGTATTCAAACAGTCCTGGGTCAGGTTCTTCTTGAGGGCCTCTGCTGAGCCCAGGATGGAACCTGACCGCAGCATGATTTTTAAACGAAGGGCGTTCAGGACCGTCCCTCTGATCTCGTCTACAGAGTGTTAACATCAGTAGCAAACATTCAGTGTGGCTCCTGAAGCTTTGCTGCGCGTTGTTCTGTAAAACACCTGAAAACGGTGACAAAATTAGCATGTTTAACCTCGATCAGAGACATGTTCTGAATATTAGTTAacctaaaagttttttttttttttcaaaagcagtTTGTTAATGACCGTTCTTGTTTAAGTATGAATTACTTAAATTAAGAGTTCAgttggcatttttgtgtttaatcagTCAACAGGTCATTTTCACTTTCCATTTATCTAATAGTGTTTCCAGTGTAATGGACACCCTACCAAATAAAGCTTCCTTTTATAATCTATTGAAACGCCTGCTTTATTAAGTGTTCAGTTCCAAAGAAAACTTGAATATATTTGGTTGCTTCTGTCAAAGATGTGTTTATGTTCTCTGTTCTGATCACCAACAGTCTGCACAAGACCTGAAAAAGCTATTTgtagtcaactctgttagcaaaataactcatgaaccactggttgaattttaatgaaacgttcaggaagcgatcattggatgtacatctacaactgacaatccaattcaagatggccaccacagcggatcagcattagccaacacaaaaatggctacaactgtcaattttacagatgttgagcacAAATGTTGGGCGCAATTCTGCACGTTAGCTCTGTCGTTTCTCATCATCATCCTTtgaggaatgctagacctttaattgtAAAGctatgttttataaaagaaagtTAACATTTATTCAACTGAGCTGAGTCCTTTTCACCGAGTCACACCTTCAGATTGAGGCCTGCAGATGAACTTCTTGTTCTGAGCACAGTCTTACAgcccaaataaaacaaaaacaaccccaaaagGATCTCTTTTAGGTCTCATTTCCAAGACAGCAGGAAGGTCCGGTCTCCTtgtctttttgagtttttgacaCCTGTTCGCAGTGACTGCACTCAGGTCAgcatctgctgcagctcctccacctccagctTCCACATCCGTCTGTGAAGAGCAGCAAAGTCTGACAGGTCGGCCATCTTCACGGCACGGATGACCGGTTCGGGCGAGGCGGCCTCGATGACACCCATCACCATGACATATTTACCTGCAACATCAGCAGCAGGAGCTGGTTAGTCGTTACCTGACTGTAGATTTAAAGATCAGATGGAGCTGTGGGCTGTGATGTAAAGTCATGCATTTTACACATGATGCTGCTTTGAGAGAAAAAATCTGCAACTCTCATTACAAAATGGGAAATTAACAGCTTATTTAACTAGAAATCTAATGAATTGGAGGGTATAGAAAGAAAGGaaggtttcaaaataaaacactgcacaattaaaaccaaaactaatgATTTTGAAATAAACTACTTAAGTGCTTCATTCATTTATAACtagtatttttaatattaatgccacagcaaaataaataaaaacaaatttagagtTCATGTTTATGACTGACAGTATTCCTTGTTCAATTTTTAGATGtactttttatctttatttcttcaGTGTGACGTTTAAAATATCCCTGGACACTAAATAGCAggtttcattaatatttaacAAGCCATAAACAAGTGGTTGATTAAAtctatttaacatgttttcacctttatttgtttgtttgtttgtttacctggaaATAAACATGGTTTTCCTCTCGGGATGCTGTTCACGCCCTGAACCGTAAAGGTCCCGGTCTCATCCATCAGCAGCACGGTGTTTCTGTCCGGCTGCGCCTCCAGGACCGTCCCCTGCATCCACACCAGCGACACCCGCAGAGAGCGACCTCTGCCCGCCCTGATGACGACCCCCTCCCCGCTGCCGGCGGCCGCGGCGGCCCGGTTCCCCGCCGCCCTCAGCTGGCCGGACAGCACCTTGACGGGCGGAGGACGTTTCTGCTCGCCGCCCGTTTTCTCCATGGTGAAGCTTGTCGAAGCAGAGCGGCTGTCTTCAGACGGTGGGGTCGACAAGGAAAGTTCTCATTTCACAGCGAACCGCCAAACAGTTTTAACCGGAAGCTGTAGTTTTCCTGTAGCAAGAGGTTCCGGGCTAAGtactttcaaagtaaaacatcccgatatatttatttgtctcttttaaACTATAATACATAgtagatgattttatttagctTGAGTTTAGGCACTAAAACGTTCCATGACAAATTATTGCTTAAATAACCTCCGACTTAATAATTTTACAGTTTGGAATTTGAACCGCTAAACCGGAAGTTGTAGTGTTCCCGGAACAGCAACTTCCTAGCTGAGATCTTCCAAAGTAAAAGCATTACAAACTTCAACACAAAGTACAGGCTCCAGACGTGCAATTTTAGTTCGGACAAATCACTAAACTTATTACTTTATTTCccaatttggatttttttgttgtaatgtttGCATTGTTTAATAACTAAAGCTGctggtattttttaaataaattgcaatatactggcaaaaaaaaggacattaaataagaaaatcGAGACTTTAAGGTAATATAGAGACACAACAATTCCTCTTCGTACAAGGGAAAATCAAGCctgcaagaaaaacacattttaatttctttagttGAGCTCATTAGCAACAATGTTagaatttatttgatttcaagTAATATTGTACAGAACTGGGAAGAGATTTAAAAGTATTGCCATGAGTCCCATGTGAAATGTGTACTCTGACTGCTACAGCCGACACCTTTGAGGCGTCAgtcaaaaagttaataaatacaaataacatGTTACCTCAACcccacaaaaaaactaatataaattattaacccaacatgcaaaacaactttatatttaaaagaaaaaaaatcactattttgtttgtaaagttaTTTCTCTGCCTTGTTgccctgaaaacaaaaccaacacttCATGTAACACAGTTCCACTCCTCCACTAAACTGATAAAtgagttcaataaaaaaactgttgtaacctaataaaaaagtgacaacAGAGATAAGTCATT
It encodes:
- the zc3h7a gene encoding zinc finger CCCH domain-containing protein 7A; protein product: MSEVFRDRRSRWQEIQKGLQFIQSTLPFPGSQEQYEVFIKELVWNLFGEGNDVFREGEWTKSIEMYTEALSIADYADSEEICIPTGLLEKLYANRAAAYLNIVPGLFDQALEDCEKALQLNEGNYKALYRKAKALKEMGRHQEAYEAVAKCSLAVPQDSNVTQLTQDLAKTLGLKIRKAYVRSKPALNVLRGSSYQDASCDKFSHGSPSVEDIEIEVPPVTQDSSALAPSPAPIQPPVAVHSPLNDSVIDELPASNSIKSVTPSEPPGFESVPLPVSAPTSVPLSVHTFVNGCRTSKPHPILEPSQDFDADIIGDDLDDLLDQAGPDSGMIIPTVKGPLPLPTSISSGSSMSSSFLMPSDMNPFLHSSGQQCTVTLPPLYNKSGSSTYFGMDTFDSLASPLDSLDSLSIDYKSDYVSGHFIPQLNNNDAPMGMAVGMPEVKDLPAAVDLAKNPLAETHEFKQACSICYVKTGPGVLDYTLHTEDHKCKKDVLLGRIKHSPDKMWKLIRPRPTKTQYVGPYYICKEVAVGKECLYPGHCTFAYCQEEIDVWTLERKGFISRELLFDPFGPNSNIRLTVPKILQEHRGTFTFLCGVCFDHKPRIISKTNKDEPSLCSHPVTKHNFEDHKCLVHILKENSVRYSKIRPLSPQSQLDLCRHEVRYGCVREDECFYAHSLIELKVWMMQHELGITPESIVQEAKKYWNSTASLQGAQFSTTQRRFGPPNLKMMFVCGQCWRNGQLSEADKNKKYCTAKARHTWAKDRRVVLVSSHERKKWTTVRPLPTKKPIPSQFEICMHVTAGKKCQYIGNCTFAHSVEERDLWTYMKENNIPDMDQLYEQWLLSQKPGWGEDMSNNSVRENGKQIHMPTDYAEEVAGNHCWLCGKNCNSEKQWQQHITSEKHKERVFNSEDDQNCWQYRFPTGTFKVCERFLKGTCTEDDLCKLAHGEQELKEWRERREFLLMKLAKARKDHLIAPNDNDFGKYSFLLKDIK
- the rmi2 gene encoding recQ-mediated genome instability protein 2, producing the protein MEKTGGEQKRPPPVKVLSGQLRAAGNRAAAAAGSGEGVVIRAGRGRSLRVSLVWMQGTVLEAQPDRNTVLLMDETGTFTVQGVNSIPRGKPCLFPGKYVMVMGVIEAASPEPVIRAVKMADLSDFAALHRRMWKLEVEELQQMLT